Proteins encoded together in one Bactrocera neohumeralis isolate Rockhampton chromosome 4, APGP_CSIRO_Bneo_wtdbg2-racon-allhic-juicebox.fasta_v2, whole genome shotgun sequence window:
- the LOC126756864 gene encoding larval cuticle protein 2-like has protein sequence MFKYLIFFAAVGLSHSLTTFGRSASISSRSSHPSGDEAHAEIKAMRSDVRPDGFEYALETSNGIQSAQSGDASGNVHGDFQWVSPEGEHVQISYIADENGYQPKSDLLPTPPPIPEAILRALEYIRTHPPKEEPKRRISAPSTSYKPPKKPTPRRKY, from the exons atgttcaaatat CTTATCTTCTTTGCTGCCGTCGGGCTCAGCCACAGCCTTACCACTTTTGGTCGATCTGCCAGTATCAGCAGCAGGAGCTCGCATCCCAGTGGCGATGAAGCTCACGCAGAAATAAAGGCCATGCGCTCCGATGTGCGTCCAGATGGTTTCGAGTACGCACTGGAGACCAGCAATGGTATTCAATCTGCACAGTCGGGCGATGCGAGCGGCAATGTACATGGCGATTTCCAATGGGTTTCACCTGAAGGtgaacatgtgcaaatctcctACATTGCCGACGAGAACGGCTATCAGCCAAAGAGTGATCTTCTGCCAACCCCGCCTCCAATTCCAGAGGCCATTCTCCGAGCGCTCGAATACATACGCACTCATCCACCTAAAGAGGAACCGAAGCGCCGTATCTCAGCTCCTTCCACCTCCTATAAGCCGCCCAAGAAGCCCACCCCTCGTCGCAAATATTAA
- the LOC126756865 gene encoding larval cuticle protein 2-like, producing the protein MFKYVLLFALVAYVSAAAVSSVDDAHAEVSVLTSDVRVDGFDTALETSNSIHVVQHGDEKGNINGEYGWISPEGEHVVINYVADESGYHPKSELLPTAPPVPEAIVKALEYIASHPSKEGVKKN; encoded by the exons atgttcaaatac GTACTACTCTTCGCTTTGGTTGCCTACGTCTCGGCCGCCGCTGTCAGCAGTGTCGATGATGCTCATGCCGAAGTCAGTGTACTGACGTCCGATGTCCGCGTCGATGGTTTCGATACCGCATTGGAGACCAGCAACAGCATTCACGTCGTGCAACACGGTGATGAAAAGGGCAACATCAACGGCGAATACGGTTGGATATCACCCGAAGGCGAACATGTCGTTATCAACTACGTTGCCGACGAGAGCGGTTACCACCCAAAAAGCGAGCTCTTGCCCACCGCTCCCCCAGTACCAGAGGCCATCGTCAAGGCACTCGAATACATCGCATCTCACCCCTCAAAGGAAGGAGTCAAGAAGAACTAA